In Torulaspora globosa chromosome 1, complete sequence, a genomic segment contains:
- the HDA1 gene encoding histone deacetylase HDA1 (ancestral locus Anc_2.285): MSTEVVKIENGDSLPEKRRIEEPEDGAALKRIQTPVAQGDSVGRKVIVPTCAPKLHYTPLKTGLCYDVRMRYHAKIFTSYFEYIDPHPEDPRRIYRVYKILAENGLINDPTLSGLDDIGNLMLKIPVREATDEEILQVHSKEHLEFIEKTSKMTRDQLLKETETGDSVYFNNDSYFSAKLPCGGVIEACKAVVEGRVKNALAVVRPPGHHAEPEAAGGFCLFSNVAVAAQTMLKSYPESVRRILILDWDVHHGNGTQKAFYNDDRVLYISLHRFELGRYYPGTINGQYDQTGEGKGEGFNCNITWPVAGVGDAEYMLAFEQVVMPMAREFQPDLVIVSSGFDAADGDTIGQCHVTPSCYGHMTHMLKSLARGNICVALEGGYDLDSIARSALSVTKVLIGEPPDELPEPTKDPKLEAIEMIDKVIHIQSKYWKCFKRKYGNAGCNFSEPVTDSIVSKNFPLQTAIRQEQFHQLSRENGFVELPIEKLEIPDDSILCSSDLYERSTIIILVHNTPEIWAKRDAITGAIDPASSVIVDSPLDVIKWALDRRYGVIDINIPQSLFEQDNFSAVVTSQEVVLYLWDHYIKYIPSLSRVAFVGVGDAYAGIVHLLGHRDTRAIVKAVISFVGRKQLRPLVPLVDESLSDWYFKNSLVFTDKNHPCWAENENKKPRKKYGRVLRCETDGLNSNMEERFEEATDFILDSFEEWSDSD, from the coding sequence ATGAGTACCGAAGTTGTGAAAATAGAAAATGGCGATAGTTTGCCAGAAAAGCGTAGGATCGAGGAACCAGAAGATGGAGCGGCTCTGAAGAGAATTCAGACGCCTGTTGCGCAAGGCGACAGTGTGGGAAGAAAAGTCATCGTACCGACATGTGCTCCTAAGCTACACTACACTCCTTTGAAGACGGGACTGTGCTACGATGTGAGAATGAGGTACCACGCCAAGATCTTTACATCGTATTTCGAGTATATTGATCCGCATCCGGAGGACCCCAGAAGAATCTACCGAGTGTACAAGATACTGGCAGAAAACGGGCTTATAAATGACCCAACGTTAAGTGGGCTTGATGATATTGGCAATTTGATGCTCAAAATACCCGTGAGAGAAGCCACTGATGAGGAAATCTTGCAAGTTCACTCGAAGGAACATCTGGAGTTTATAGAAAAgacttcgaagatgacTCGCGATCAGCTATTGAAGGAGACTGAAACAGGAGATTCGGTCTACTTTAACAATGACTCGTACTTTAGTGCTAAGCTGCCCTGTGGTGGTGTCATAGAGGCTTGTAAGGCAGTGGTCGAGGGCAGAGTGAAAAATGCTCTTGCGGTGGTGAGGCCACCGGGCCATCATGCGGAACCGGAGGCCGCTGGTGGCTTTTGCTTGTTCAGTAATGTTGCCGTGGCTGCTCAGACTATGCTTAAAAGCTATCCGGAAAGCGTAAGAAGGATTCTAATACTAGATTGGGATGTTCATCATGGGAACGGTACCCAAAAGGCGTTCTACAACGATGATAGAGTTTTGTACATTTCGCTGCACAGATTCGAGCTCGGCAGATATTATCCGGGGACAATCAACGGTCAATACGATCAGACAGGAGAGGGAAAGGGTGAAGGCTTCAATTGTAATATCACCTGGCCAGTCGCAGGGGTCGGAGATGCGGAGTATATGCTGGCCTTCGAGCAGGTCGTAATGCCTATGGCTAGAGAGTTCCAACCTGATCTGGTAATCGTGTCGTCCGGGTTTGACGCTGCAGATGGTGATACCATAGGCCAGTGTCACGTAACCCCAAGTTGCTATGGGCATATGACCCACATGCTGAAATCTCTGGCAAGAGGTAATATATGCGTGGCTCTCGAAGGAGGTTACGATCTGGATTCTATCGCACGAAGTGCTTTGAGTGTCACCAAAGTACTCATTGGAGAACCACCTGATGAGTTGCCAGAACCCACCAAAGATCCCAAACTGGAGGCAATAGAGATGATCGATAAAGTTATACATATCCAATCCAAATACTGGAAATGCTTCAAACGGAAGTATGGTAACGCTGGCTGTAACTTCAGCGAACCAGTGACCGATTCTATCGTTTCCAAGAATTTCCCCTTGCAAACAGCTATACGCCAGGAGCAGTTCCATCAACTTTCCAGAGAAAATGGCTTCGTGGAGCTACCAATTGAAAAGCTAGAGATACCTGATGACAGCATCCTTTGTTCTTCCGATCTATATGAGCGAAGTACTATCATAATACTCGTGCATAATACTCCCGAGATTTGGGCTAAGAGAGATGCGATTACAGGAGCTATTGATCCTGCCAGCTCTGTTATTGTAGACTCACCTCTGGATGTCATCAAATGGGCACTTGATCGGAGGTATGGTGTGATAGATATCAACATTCCTCAATCTCTGTTTGAGCAAGACAATTTTTCGGCGGTTGTGACGTCGCAAGAGGTCGTTCTTTACCTATGGGATCATTATATCAAATACATTCCTTCGCTCTCAAGGGTTGCTTTCGTTGGTGTCGGTGACGCGTACGCAGGAATTGTGCATTTATTGGGTCATCGGGACACAAGGGCCATTGTGAAGGCTGTGATTAGCTTCGTTGGAAGAAAGCAGTTGAGACCGCTGGTTCCACTGGTTGATGAATCACTGAGTGACTGGTATTTTAAGAACTCATTAGTCTTCACAGATAAGAATCATCCATGTTGGGCTGAAAATGAAAACAAGAAACCTAGAAAGAAATACGGTAGAGTTCTGAGATGTGAGACCGACGGGCTCAATAGTAATATGGAAGAGAGGTTTGAAGAGGCTACCGACTTCATTCTtgattcttttgaagaatggagCGATAGTGATTGA
- the ARK1 gene encoding serine/threonine protein kinase ARK1 (ancestral locus Anc_2.284) → MNRPDIGTYSPGVVLTVGSHYAKVLKYLTSGGFAQVYTAEIQPADSFAQSNIACLKRVIVPDKSSLNTLRAEVDAMKLLKNHKHVVSYIDSHAAKSSFQDGSYEVLLLMEYCAGGGLIDFMNTRLQNRLQEFEILSIMSQVTQGIAAMHALVPPLIHRDIKIENVLISHNGDYKVCDFGSVCGAIRPPKNPQEFAFVQHDVLKNTTAQYRAPEMIDLYRGDPIDEKSDIWALGVFLYKLCYYTTPFEKGGELAILHSRYQFPAHPIYSDRLKNLIRMMLMVEPSQRPNVCQTLEEVSRMQGVQCPIKNFYLIRAMQQHADQKQLHYSKTQPVLNVPIMNQPMMNQSLGSNLQAAIPVSTHLTISKSGPQLSNRPNSTAGTGVGMALLQPDVRPLSQKSGETYGILTRASKKPPVSSPDVFPSGRGDVNKIVSANVTSFDRPVYVDSVTQTTEPETGVITSAVSTNSQQKKIFPSSSGPAATKPLSSSSKKTLKEEQDHISSRSRSGGSVSTGTEFTSRAGNFAPQMSQASMGNREVKESIQKRVHDLLTSSEDLPASKVEHDQTKQEARCNDDRHIRHNANGDSDKGARKTKERPRPPPKPAHLRLSQSTKPTQFMAKRITRAGSIKEERENSIIDGKADNFRKKVSGVL, encoded by the coding sequence ATGAACCGCCCTGATATAGGTACGTATAGTCCCGGAGTTGTGCTAACGGTTGGATCGCATTATGCCAAAGTGCTGAAGTATCTTACTAGTGGAGGCTTCGCTCAAGTTTACACTGCAGAGATACAACCGGCAGATTCGTTTGCGCAATCTAATATTGCATGCCTGAAGAGAGTGATTGTACCCGATAAATCGAGTTTGAACACTTTAAGAGCTGAAGTGGATGCTATGAAGCTTTTAAAGAATCACAAACATGTGGTTTCGTATATCGATTCGCACGCAGCCAAGTCTTCATTTCAAGATGGGAGTTACGAAGTGTTGCTCCTGATGGAATATTGTGCTGGTGGTGGCCTGATAGATTTTATGAATACTAGATTACAAAATCGGCTACAGGAATTCGAGATTCTGAGCATTATGAGTCAAGTGACCCAGGGGATAGCCGCAATGCATGCGTTAGTACCGCCTTTGATCCATCGTGATATCAAAATCGAGAATGTGCTAATATCGCATAATGGGGACTATAAGGTTTGCGATTTTGGGTCGGTATGTGGGGCTATTAGGCCTCCAAAGAACCCGCAGGAGTTCGCATTTGTTCAGCATGACGTTCTTAAGAACACCACGGCACAGTACCGGGCACCTGAGATGATCGATCTGTATCGTGGAGATCCAATTGATGAGAAATCAGATATATGGGCATTGGGAGTGTTTTTATACAAGTTATGTTATTACACAACACCATTTGAGAAAGGCGGTGAGTTGGCCATTTTGCATTCGAGATATCAATTTCCCGCTCATCCGATATACAGCGACCGCCTAAAGAATCTGATTCGCATGATGTTAATGGTGGAACCTAGTCAAAGGCCTAACGTATGCCAGACTCTCGAGGAGGTGTCCCGAATGCAAGGTGTACAGTGTCCAATCAAAAATTTCTACCTAATACGTGCAATGCAGCAGCATGCTGATCAAAAGCAGTTGCATTACAGTAAGACACAGCCGGTTTTGAACGTCCCGATCATGAACCAGCCAATGATGAATCAATCCCTTGGCAGCAATTTACAGGCGGCGATCCCGGTCAGTACCCATCTCACTATTTCGAAATCCGGGCCTCAGCTTTCCAACAGACCGAACAGCACTGCTGGTACAGGCGTTGGAATGGCATTACTTCAGCCGGACGTGCGTCCTCTGAGCCAGAAATCTGGCGAAACTTATGGCATCCTAACGCGGgcttcgaagaagccaCCCGTTAGCTCACCTGATGTTTTCCCATCCGGGAGAGGAGACGTCAATAAAATAGTGAGCGCCAATGTGACGTCTTTCGACCGGCCAGTCTATGTCGATTCTGTGACTCAAACTACAGAGCCAGAGACCGGTGTCATAACATCTGCCGTGTCAACCAACTCGcaacaaaagaagatctttcCTAGTAGCAGTGGACCTGCTGCCACCAAGCCATTGAGCTCAAGTTCTAAAAAGACGCTAAAAGAAGAGCAGGACCACATATCTTCTAGAAGCAGGAGCGGAGGTTCTGTGTCCACTGGTACTGAATTTACCTCACGAGCAGGGAATTTCGCTCCCCAGATGTCGCAGGCCTCCATGGGAAACAGAGAAGTGAAAGAATCCATCCAAAAGAGGGTCCATGACCTGTTGACTTCATCAGAAGACCTGCCCGCGTCAAAAGTGGAGCATGATCAAACGAAGCAAGAAGCTCGTTGTAATGATGACAGACATATAAGGCACAATGCTAACGGAGATTCCGACAAAGGCGCACGTAAAACCAAAGAGAGACCCCGTCCCCCTCCAAAACCGGCTCACCTGAGATTAAGCCAATCTACAAAACCAACACAATTTATGGCAAAGCGCATCACTCGTGCGGGATCTATAAAAGAGGAACGTGAAAATTCAATCATCGATGGAAAAGCGGATAACTTCAGAAAAAAGGTTTCAGGTGTTCTGTGA
- the PUB1 gene encoding Pub1p (ancestral locus Anc_2.306) has product MSEQQSTQEVPPAAEVGNEEKSSEEPSVVPANAIKGGRETSDKVLYVGNLDTSINEEVLRQYFQVGGAIANVKIMVDKNNSNANYAFVEYHRSHDANIALQTLNGKQIENNVVKINWAFQSQQASPDDKTFNLFVGDLNVDVDDETLRNAFKEFPTYLQGHVMWDMQTGGSRGYGFVSFGDQEEAQKAMDAMQGHELNGRPLRINWAAKRENSSGSHPRRNGGPRNGFRYNNGGFGPGGRDVHMPPPNSMGLPIGAVPAPQAPSGPLVPPPVNPQAVDSMIRRAPLRVTTAYIGNIPHFATEADLIPLLQNFGFIIDFKHYPEKGCCFIKYDTHEQAAVCIVALANFPLQGRNLRTGWGKERSSFMPMKQQAPQPPQQEQQEQQEHQKQREQQEQQEQQEQQEQAQQQDFSASEAAEPDQNSQ; this is encoded by the coding sequence ATGTCCGAACAACAGTCAACTCAAGAAGTTCCTCCAGCTGCCGAGGTTGGTAACgaagaaaaatcatcagaagaGCCCTCCGTGGTCCCAGCAAACGCGATCAAAGGCGGCAGAGAAACCTCTGACAAAGTTCTATACGTTGGGAACTTGGACACTTCAATCAATGAAGAGGTCTTGAGACAATACTTCCAGGTTGGTGGTGCCATTGCCAATGTCAAGATCATGGTCGATAAGAACAACAGCAACGCAAATTATGCATTCGTTGAGTACCACCGATCACACGACGCTAATATTGCTTTGCAAACTTTGAATGGCAAGCAAATCGAGAACAATGTGGTCAAGATCAACTGGGCATTCCAGTCGCAACAGGCTTCTCCAGACGACAAAACATTCAACTTGTTCGTTGGAGATCTGAATGTTGACGTCGACGACGAGACTCTGAGAAATGCTTTTAAGGAGTTCCCTACCTATCTGCAGGGACATGTCATGTGGGACATGCAGACTGGTGGGTCCAGAGGTTATGGGTTTGTGTCATTTGGCGACCAGGAAGAAGCTCAAAAGGCCATGGATGCCATGCAGGGCCATGAGCTCAACGGTAGACCACTAAGAATCAACTGGGCCGCAAAGCGGGAGAACAGCAGCGGGAGCCACCCTCGTCGCAATGGTGGTCCACGTAACGGATTCCGTTACAACAACGGCGGCTTCGGTCCAGGCGGCAGAGACGTCCATATGCCACCTCCAAACTCCATGGGCTTGCCTATTGGCGCTGTACCAGCTCCTCAGGCACCCAGCGGTCCGCTGGTTCCGCCCCCAGTCAACCCACAGGCTGTGGATTCCATGATAAGAAGAGCTCCACTGAGGGTGACTACAGCCTACATCGGCAACATCCCACACTTTGCCACTGAGGCGGATTTGATTCCTCTCTTGCAAAACTTTGGTTTCATCATAGACTTCAAGCACTACCCAGAGAAAGGTTGCTGTTTCATCAAATACGATACTCACGAGCAAGCAGCTGTATGCATTGTGGCCTTAGCGAACTTCCCCTTGCAAGGCAGAAACCTGAGAACCGGCTGGggcaaagaaagaagctcttttATGCCGATGAAGCAGCAGGCGCCACAACCACCTCAGCAGGAACAACAAGAGCAACAAGAACACCAAAAGCAACGAGAGCAACAAGAGCAACAAGAGCAACAAGagcaacaagaacaagCGCAGCAACAAGATTTTAGTGCTTCTGAAGCTGCGGAGCCAGACCAGAACTCCCAATAG
- the UBP1 gene encoding ubiquitin-specific protease UBP1 (ancestral locus Anc_2.307) has product MSLFWELLQKKIASVFIEPSNRNQGTSFVITVVIIVATGAYLIFKSRKFVMASLPSIGDITSYNASNAIRRWMPRGGQMDAEVLKRGGYIAGLVNDGNTCFMNSVIQSLASSEELVKFLDNVIAKKQRIDAGGESEEEEKAVLEENNLQGRKSKGKIYGRAKKHANRKLANGKHEEETEPDVTFSLALRDMLDKLNFKYYKDRPCFKTNKLLKVMSKSPNKNMLLGYDQEDAQEFFQTILSEIERNAKSVDAKEPERQPIAEEDLPEGAVIGQAHLNVVGDVFLPAEQIDPNLLLTKGGKKFYTPYRLVTPFDGITAERIGCLQCGENGGIRYSVSSGLSLNLPNEDIGSTVKLSDLMNEWIKPEIIEGVECNRCALEAVREHLLEQLKQYESKGDSIPEKLLKAFQARVEELDRSLAQPVVSDEDYKRLHTENMVRKCSKSKQILFLRPSPLLSIHINRSVFDPRTYMIRKNNAKVLFKSRLNLSPWCCDIDEINLDARLPMSKKGDIAADSSDEENVGNEYYTRLHQTYEREFEDEDEDEDEDEEEEEEEGDSRYVNRDVSNYDPLNGEADSASSFSNIDHEDRSDEEYLEETDALGNTITKRIPKDRIDGGLDESKEAIHIDGEQDGANHISSESDDEEEEQTAPPPPAMAAPIRSTVPSGPLTYVLRSVIVHYGTHNYGHYIAFRKYRNIWWRISDETVYTVDEAEVLSTPGVFMLFYEYDYDESSGEMKEDMADEEDIDEKSLGQVEDNCASDVSPESDAGKDNDGETAE; this is encoded by the coding sequence ATGAGTTTGTTCTGGGAATTACTacaaaagaagatcgcTAGCGTATTTATAGAGCCATCGAACAGGAACCAGGGCACATCTTTCGTTATCACAGTTGTTATTATTGTTGCGACGGGAGCATACTTGATTTTTAAGAGTAGAAAGTTTGTCATGGCCAGTCTTCCAAGCATTGGAGATATAACAAGCTATAATGCTTCGAATGCCATTCGTCGATGGATGCCCAGAGGTGGCCAGATGGATGCGGAAGTGCTAAAAAGAGGGGGCTATATAGCCGGGTTGGTGAATGACGGCAATACCTGTTTTATGAACTCGGTGATTCAATCGCTGGCATCCTCTGAGGAGTTGGTGAAGTTTCTGGACAACGTgatagccaagaagcagaggatAGACGCTGGTGGGGAGtccgaggaggaagagaaagcagtcttggaagagaacAATCTGCAGGGGAGGAAGAGCAAAGGCAAAATCTATGGAAGGGCGAAAAAACATGCGAATCGCAAACTGGCTAATGGAAAGCACGAAGAGGAGACTGAGCCTGATGTGACTTTTAGTCTTGCCTTGAGAGATATGCTTGATAAACTGAACTTCAAATATTACAAGGATAGACCATGTTTCAAGACGAATAAACTATTGAAGGTGATGTCGAAGTCTCCAAACAAGAACATGCTTCTTGGCTACGATCAAGAGGATGCCcaagagttctttcaaacCATTTTGTCGGAAATAGAGAGAAATGCAAAGTCAGTGGATGCGAAGGAGCCTGAGAGACAACCCATCGCAGAAGAGGATCTACCCGAAGGCGCAGTAATTGGGCAGGCGCACTTAAATGTAGTTGGAGACGTGTTTTTACCGGCAGAGCAGATCGATCCGAACTTGTTACTGACTAAAGGGGGAAAGAAGTTCTATACACCGTATAGATTGGTTACGCCTTTCGACGGTATTACGGCTGAAAGGATCGGTTGTCTACAGTGTGGTGAAAATGGCGGAATAAGATATTCTGTTTCTTCCGGGCTGAGTTTGAATTTGCCGAACGAAGACATCGGGTCAACAGTCAAGCTTTCAGATCTGATGAATGAGTGGATAAAACCAGAGATTATCGAAGGCGTTGAATGTAACCGTTGTGCATTGGAAGCTGTTCGTGAGCACCTTTTGGAGCAACTAAAGCAATACGAATCAAAAGGCGACTCAATACCTGAGAAATTATTAAAAGCATTCCAAGCCagagttgaagagctggacCGCAGTTTAGCTCAACCAGTTGTAAGTGATGAAGATTACAAGAGGCTTCACACGGAAAATATGGTTCGCAAATGCTCGAAATCGAAGCAAATACTGTTCTTACGCCCATCTCCTTTATTGTCGATTCATATCAACAGGTCTGTTTTTGATCCTCGGACCTATATGATAAGAAAGAATAATGCCAAGGTCCTGTTCAAGTCAAGACTCAATCTGTCTCCGTGGTGCTGTGATATAGATGAAATCAATCTGGATGCCCGTTTACCGATGTCCAAAAAGGGAGACATTGCTGCGGATTCgagcgatgaagaaaacgtAGGTAACGAATACTACACTAGATTGCATCAGACTTATGAAAGGGAATTTGAagacgaggacgaggacgaggacgaggacgaagaagaagaagaagaagagggaGATAGCCGTTATGTGAACAGAGATGTCAGTAATTACGATCCCTTGAACGGTGAAGCCGATAGCGCatcctctttctccaaCATTGATCATGAGGATCGGAGCGACGAAGAATATTTGGAAGAGACTGATGCGTTGGGAAACACTATAACAAAGAGAATACCCAAAGACCGTATCGATGGCGGACTCGACGAAAGCAAAGAAGCAATTCACATTGACGGTGAACAGGACGGCGCCAATCACATATCCTCTGAAAGcgacgacgaagaagaggagcAAACTGCTCCTCCGCCGCCAGCTATGGCGGCGCCTATACGGTCAACGGTGCCATCCGGGCCCTTGACCTATGTCCTGCGCTCTGTGATTGTTCATTACGGTACACATAATTACGGACATTACATTGCATTCAGAAAGTATAGAAACATCTGGTGGAGAATCTCAGATGAGACTGTGTACACCGTTGATGAAGCTGAGGTCCTCTCGACGCCTGGTGTGTTCATGTTATTCTACGAGTACGATTACGACGAAAGCTCAGGGGAGATGAAGGAAGATATGgcagacgaagaagacatcgACGAAAAGTCTCTGGGGCAAGTAGAGGACAACTGCGCCAGTGACGTATCACCAGAATCTGACGCCGGTAAGGATAACGATGGAGAAACCGCAGAATAA
- the EXP1 gene encoding Exp1p (ancestral locus Anc_2.308): protein MEIYVYLIVFAVVLLFVVLLPMVSGIGSFSIDKPVKKSSGSTKESKMKEPFKFKLRKEDNEPENASAFSSARKTGKFQVDPKTGLKRRVIGKFDEDPNNYDYDLDDLLNEDRVEEEKAQVRRLQKFQGSTEKAYEELV, encoded by the coding sequence ATGGAAATCTACGTGTACCTGATTGTATTTGCAGTGGTGCTGCTCTTTGTCGTGTTGCTGCCCATGGTGTCGGGCATTGGAAGCTTCAGCATCGATAAACcagtgaagaagagcagcgGGTCGACGAAGGAGTCCAAGATGAAGGAGCCattcaagttcaagctcAGGAAAGAGGATAATGAGCCTGAAAATGCATCAGCATTCTCTTCTGCTCGAAAAACCGGCAAGTTCCAGGTTGATCCAAAAACTGgattgaagagaagagtCATCGGGAAGTTCGATGAGGATCCAAACAATTACGACTACGACTTGGATGACCTTCTCAATGAAGAtagagttgaagaagagaaggcGCAAGTCAGAAGACTGCAAAAGTTCCAAGGAAGCACTGAGAAAGCTTACGAGGAACTTGTATAG
- the YFH1 gene encoding ferroxidase (ancestral locus Anc_2.309) — MLKRSAARLFSRRFGAITRPTAARNASLIRHLTSPVLQPQGRFLRSLRLYSTASTDGHDIPPEVLNLSAQEYQAEADRCLETLLDDLEALSDDYPDRIPDVELTQGVMTLQVANVGTYVINKQPPNKQIWLSSPVSGPNRFDLYKGDWISLRDGSSLLDILSSELDDAIPEQEIQLRH, encoded by the coding sequence ATGCTCAAACGATCCGCAGCCAGGCTTTTCAGCCGAAGATTTGGTGCAATTACAAGACCGACAGCAGCTAGAAATGCGTCCCTTATAAGACACCTCACAAGCCCGGTTCTACAACCACAAGGACGCTTTCTGCGCTCTCTGCGGCTCTACTCGACCGCCTCCACCGACGGACACGACATCCCGCCAGAAGTTCTGAACCTAAGTGCCCAAGAGTACCAGGCAGAGGCCGACCGCTGCCTGGAGACGCTTCTAGACGACCTAGAGGCCCTCAGCGACGATTACCCAGACAGAATACCAGACGTGGAGCTCACTCAGGGCGTGATGACTCTTCAAGTGGCCAATGTCGGCACCTACGTGATCAACAAGCAGCCTCCCAACAAGCAGATCTGGCTATCGTCGCCGGTCTCGGGACCCAACCGGTTCGATCTCTACAAGGGCGACTGGATATCGCTAAGAGACGGATCCAGCCTGCTCGACATCCTGAGTTCCGAGCTGGACGACGCCATTCCAGAGCAAGAGATACAATTACGGCATTGA
- the PBI2 gene encoding Pbi2p (ancestral locus Anc_2.310) — MSGKSYIVTLKDTVPEGEVSKFKQFIDSLGGAITHEFSLIKGYTVHLPEALHIDKLKDGFGSIIANVEEDKEVSIQK, encoded by the coding sequence ATGTCTGGAAAGTCTTATATAGTCACTCTCAAGGACACAGTTCCTGAAGGCGAAGTCTCTAAGTTCAAGCAATTTATCGACAGCTTGGGAGGAGCCATTACCCATGAGTTTTCGCTCATCAAAGGCTACACCGTGCATCTGCCAGAGGCGTTGCACATCGACAAGCTGAAGGACGGGTTTGGGTCCATCATAGCCAATGTGGAAGAGGACAAGGAAGTGAGCATCCAGAAATGA